In a single window of the Elaeis guineensis isolate ETL-2024a chromosome 6, EG11, whole genome shotgun sequence genome:
- the LOC105061579 gene encoding ribosomal RNA small subunit methyltransferase, mitochondrial, whose amino-acid sequence MRLCLSGVAAEVMPRRMLQCPGFLPRSIISALQSRSLLFRTKAHRYKLRQQDDDDDEERDKPKPAERDAWGRPFHLHKARGQHILTNPRVLDSIVRRASIRPSDTVLEIGPGSGNLTVRLLEAARQVVAVEIDDRMVDAVHGRVSQLGLQDRLTVIKGDALKTEFPRFDLCVANIPYGISSPLIAKLLFKLGRPCGFRSATLLLQKEFARRLLASPGDSEFNRLAANVRLAATVELLMDVSKKDFVPCPKVDSSLVRIRPRSDVPAVDLDEWLAFTRTCFSKKNKTLGAIFKQKRKIVELFERSQLEGKACRLLEEEEEDGVNDSDDDDQLGTRVGEKEETNASELSVLQEKIVGMLKAGGFEDKRPSKLSTEELLHLLQLFNREGVLFH is encoded by the exons ATGCGGTTGTGCCTCAGCGGCGTTGCTGCCGAAGTCATGCCGCGAAGAATGCTGCAATGCCCCGGATTTCTCCCCAGGAGCATCATCTCCGCACTCCAATCCCGATCCCTTCTCTTCCGCACAAAAGCCCACCGGTACAAGCTCAGGCAACAAGACGACGACGATGACGAAGAACGTGACAAGCCGAAGCCAGCGGAAAGAGACGCATGGGGCCGTCCGTTCCATCTCCACAAGGCCCGGGGGCAGCACATCCTCACCAACCCCCGCGTCCTCGATTCCATCGTACGCCGCGCCAGCATCCGCCCCAGCGACACCGTCCTCGAGATCGGCCCGGGCAGCGGAAACCTCACCGTCCGGCTTCTCGAGGCCGCCCGTCAGGTGGTGGCCGTCGAGATTGACGACCGGATGGTCGACGCCGTCCACGGCCGCGTGTCCCAGCTCGGTCTGCAGGACCGTCTAACC GTCATTAAGGGCGATGCTCTGAAGACGGAATTCCCGCGATTCGATCTCTGTGTGGCCAACATTCCTTATGGGATATCTTCTCCTCTCATTGCAAAACTTCTTTTTAAATTGGGTAGGCCGTGCGGGTTCCGTAGCGCCACGTTGCTGCTCCAAAAGGAGTTTGCTCGGCGCCTTCTGGCCAGCCCGGGTGACTCGGAGTTCAACCGCTTGGCTGCGAACGTGAGACTGGCGGCTACAGTCGAGCTCCTTATGGACGTTAGCAAGAAGGATTTTGTTCCTTGCCCGAAAGTCGACTCCTCTCTTGTTAGAATCCGACCAAGATCTGATGTCCCTGCTGTTGATCTCGATGAGTGGTTGGCTTTTACTAGGACTTgcttcagcaagaagaacaagacGCTTGGTGCCATCTTTAAGCAGAAGAGGAAGATTGTGGAGCTTTTTGAGAGATCTCAATTAGAAGGCAAAGCTTGCAGAttattggaggaggaggaggaagatggGGTTAATGATTCTGATGATGATGATCAACTGGGGACGAGGGTTGGTGAAAAGGAAGAAACGAATGCTTCAGAATTGAGTGTCCTCCAGGAGAAAATTGTTGGGATGCTGAAAGCTGGAGGATTTGAGGACAAGAGGCCTTCCAAGCTATCCACTGAAGAATTGCTGCATTTGCTTCAGCTTTTCAATCGAGAGGGCGTGTTGTTTCATTAA
- the LOC105061580 gene encoding uncharacterized protein, producing the protein MALLPQLLHSPALCSRSHTLFKPQPCPLSSSPSSSFFKLSHYSIQNKPRNPSLLLRCSSFASDSGGGGGCGGGGGAEDLVELPLFPLPLVLFPGAILPLQIFEFRYRIMMHSLLQTDLRFGVVFSDGGGAVAEVGCVGEVVKHERLVDDRFFLICKGQERFRVARVLRTKPYLVASVAWLEDRPPPDPSDAGDLEALAGEVETYMRDVIRISNRLNGKPEKEGVMDLRRNLFPTPFSFFVGSTFEGAPREQQALLELEDTAARLKRERDTLRNTLNYLTAASAVKDAFPSSPSSS; encoded by the coding sequence ATGGCTCTTCTCCCCCAACTCCTCCACTCTCCCGCTCTCTGCTCCCGATCTCATACCCTCTTCAAGCCCCAACCATGTCCgctctcctcctccccctcctcctccttcttcaaACTCTCCCACTATTCCATCCAGAATAAGCCAAGAAACCCTTCCCTCCTTCTCCGCTGTTCTTCtttcgcctccgactccggcggcggcggcggctgcggcggcggcggcggcgccgAAGACCTCGTGGAGCTGCCGCTCTTCCCCCTCCCTCTGGTCCTCTTCCCGGGCGCCATCCTCCCCCTCCAGATCTTCGAGTTCCGCTACCGCATCATGATGCACAGCCTCCTCCAGACCGACCTCCGCTTCGGCGTCGTCTTCTCCGACGGCGGCGGCGCCGTCGCGGAGGTCGGATGCGTCGGCGAGGTCGTCAAGCACGAGCGCCTCGTCGACGACCGCTTCTTCCTCATCTGCAAGGGACAGGAGCGCTTCCGCGTCGCCCGCGTCCTCCGCACCAAACCCTACCTCGTCGCCAGCGTCGCCTGGCTCGAGGACCGGCCGCCGCCCGACCCCTCCGACGCCGGCGACCTCGAGGCCCTCGCCGGCGAGGTCGAGACCTACATGCGGGACGTCATCCGGATCTCCAACCGCCTCAACGGCAAGCCGGAGAAGGAGGGGGTCATGGACCTGCGGCGCAATCTCTTCCCCACCCCCTTCTCCTTCTTCGTGGGCAGCACCTTCGAGGGGGCCCCCAGGGAGCAGCAGGCGCTTCTTGAGCTGGAGGACACCGCCGCCCGGCTCAAGAGGGAGCGCGACACCCTCCGCAACACCCTCAACTACCTCACTGCCGCCTCCGCCGTCAAGGATGCCTTTCCCTCCTCGCCCTCCTCTTCTTGA